AAAAAATTGCACAGCGTTGTAATTCCCAGCACCAAGCAAGTCGTTCAGGACCTGGAAGCATTCATGCAAAAGAAAATGGATCAACACATGAAGATTGATCCTGTGGTGGAAGCTTCTATCGCATTGATCAGGCACGTACATGGAGATATACGAGTGAAGGAACTCAACGAAGAGTTAGGTGTTTGCAAGTCCACACTGGAAGAAAAATTTAACCGGAATCTTGGACTCTCGCCGAAGGAATTCTGTAAAATCGAGAAGATCAATCAATTTCTTGGCAATTACCAACAACACAAAGACGAGATGACCCTGACGCAGCTCACTTTCAAAAGTGGGTACTATGACCAGAGCCACCTCATCAAAGAATTCAGGTATTTCGTGGACCTGAGTCCGAGAAAATACCTCAAAGAAGTGAACAAGCTACAGTTAGAATCCATACCTCAAACCGCACGCATCCTCGAAGGTCTTCGACCGGCAGGATTCGTCGCGCAAACGGCTTAGTATAAGCTATTTTTTTTGGATACTCACTAGCAACCTCTACGGGGGTTGCTTTTTTATTTCCCTCCAGTTATATCAAAAAATCCATACCTTTCGGGAATTGATCAAATGCTAAAATAAAGATGCTCAAAAAGGTTATTGGAGGATTAGTATTCATCGTCGTTCTAGCCGTTGTTGCCTTTTACTTTACGGCCTCCTCGAGCTGGGAATCTGAGGCCAATTATCATCAATTGAAGTCCTGGGAACGCCCTGCGACTCAACCGAGTGATACACTGGTCGCCATGACCTATAACATTGGTTACTTATCCGGCATGACCAACAATTTATCTATTCCCAGAATCAAGGCATTATTTGACGAAAATTTGAGCCAGGCCAAGACGGTCATTGCTTTGATTAACCCGGACATCATTGGATTTCAGGAAATCGACTACCAGTCTAATCGATCATATGATGTACAGCAACTAGATGAATTGGCCAGGTCGAGTAATTACTCGCAAGCTTTACAATCGGTCAATTGGGACCGACGATATGTTCCATTTCCCTACTGGCCTCCGGAACATCACTTTGGTAAAATGCTGTCCGGACAATCTATCCTGGCAAAAGGAACCCTCAGCACCGACCAGGTGGTGACTTTGCCTAAACCGATCAATGCCCCTTTTTATTACAATGCTTTTTACCTGGATCGTTTGATCCAGATTGCCGACTGGGAAATTGGTGGTACGACCATCAAAGTGATGAATTTGCACCTGGAGGCATTCGATAAAGAAACCCGGATCATTCATGCGAAGGCAGTGAAGCAATTGTATGAATCCTTTGCCTCCGACATGCCCGTCATTCTCATGGGAGATTTCAATAGTCCTCCGGCGATAAAGGCAGGAGAAGATGGCATGGATATCGTGATGTCTGCCAACAATATTGCTTCTGCAGTTTCTGATTCCTTATATGCTTCGAATCCCTTGAACTATTCCACCTTTAGTAGTGATTCCCCTACGGAGATGATCGATTTCGTTCTCTATAATCCTTCTCATATTCAACCGATCCATGCTTATGTTCCCCGAGCAGGGGAAATTTCCGACCACCTGCCTGTGGTATTCAAGTTTAAACTGATCAATCAAGAAATGTGATCATGGATTTCCCGCAATCGCAACAAGAATGGGAGACTTTATTAAATGGCCGGTTCGATCGTGAACCAATCATCGCACACCTAAAAGAACATCAAGAAACCCGGAAACACTTTCTGGAGATCACGCTGCTTAGAAATGAATATGCCTGGAGAGCCGCCTGGTTGTTGAAGGGAGCAGTAAGTAAACAGGACAATTATGATGATTTCATTGACCGTGCGATAAAGTTGTTACCCGATTTACCAGATGGGCATCAAAGAGAAATTTTGAAGTTATTGGAAAATATGTCTGTCAATGAATCAATGGAAGGTCCACTATTCGATGTGTGCATGAGTATTTGGGAGTCTCCTGGCAAAATTCCCTCCACCCGAATGACGGCTTTTTTATTTATTCTGGAAACGGTTAAAAAGTATCCTGAACTGAAAACGGAACTAGATCATTTGACCCAAGATCATTACATGGAGAGCTTAAGTCCTGGTGTGAAGCGTGTTTTGGAGAAACGGATTCAAAAGCTGAAATGAGCATAGAACCTCGAACGAATTATTTTATACTTCAGATGAAGTATCTTCTACGCATAAGTTTGATGTTTTTGGTTCTTAGTTCCTGCCAATCCACAAAAAACCAGGAACCAGAATCCATCACTATCTCACGATCTCAATACAAAGATCAACTGTACGGGTTTTGGCTGGGTCAATGCATTGCTAATTGGACGGGATTAGTCACTGAAATGGATAAAATTGGCAACATTGGGGAGGTCAAAACCGGGCCATTTTATACCCGTGAGGACTGGGGCAAACCCGATTTCCCTAACATTTGGTCCGATTCGGCAAGTGACCTCTCCCCTACCATTGATTTTGTCCTGCGCCGGCAAGGGGAAGTCTGGGGTGCTGATGACGACACAGACATAGAATACATTTATCAGCACCTGCTGTATACACATCAAACTACCCAACTAACCGGAGAGCAAATTCGGGATGGTTGGTTGAAACATATCAAAGCGGAAGAAGAAAACTATTTGTGGGTATCTAATCAAAAAGCATTCGATCTGATGCAAACTGGGTTAACTCCTCCAGCCACCAGCGATCCTGCCAATAATGAGCATTACGACATGATCGATGCACAATTGACCACTGAAATATTTGGGCTATTTTCTCCAACTCAGCCAGAAGTCGCACTGAAAATGGCGCATTTACCTATACGCACTTCAGCACAGAAAAACGCTGCTCAAATCGCTGAATTCTATGTTGTCATGCATTCATTGGCCAGTACCTACACTGGCACCACGGGAGAACAATTAATGTTGATGGCCGAAGCGGCTAAACAGGTTTTGAAACCAGCGACCTATCCCATCAAAATGTATGATTATGTAAAAGCCAAGTATGATTCCGGAATACCCTGGGAGCAAACACGGGATTCAGTCTACATTCGGTACCAGGTGGAGCAGCAAGATGGCTATGATATTACTGGTCAGAACCTCTATTGCAATGGTTGTTTTGCTGCCGGAATCAATTTCGCTGCCAGCCTGATCAGCTTATTCTATGGAGAAGGAGATCTCAAGGAAACCATCAAGATCGGGACGCTTACCGGATGGGATTCTGACAACCCAACTGCTACCTGGGGAGGACTCATTGGCTTCATGATTGGAAAAGAAGGTGTTGAGAAAGCGTTCGGTGATGATCTATCTAACCAATTCAATATTCATCGTACCCGGCAGAATTTCCCAAATGAAGGCATCGATACGTTTGAGGCCATGGCTCAGAAAGGGATTGAAATCGTGGATCGCGTTGTGAAAGAAGAAATGGCAGGCGAACTTGATTTGGACAATGATCAGTGGATAATTCCTCAAGAATAAGATGTCCTAAAAGTGCTCTGTTAGATTTCGACAGGCTCGGGGACAACTAGTCAATCTGACAGAGCACTTCTAAAATGGGCTTCAGATGCTACTTTATGGGAAAACGTATTTCCGTTACCAATTCCTCTGGTTTGGTTTCTTTTGGATCTGAGACATACAACTCAAACGGGTGCTGGGATTTGGATCCTTTGAAAACCTTATTCTGGCTCAAATTCATCCCGGTACTCCAGGCATTTCCAAGGTGTTTGTATTCACCTTCATGCGTGACCGTATAGGTCTGTATCTCAGGAATGTTCAGTGTGGTAAATCCCGGCTTAAGCTCACCTGGCAGTTCATCAACAGGAACACCGGTAGTATAATCCACTCTACGGTTAACCATATCCCATTTATGATAAACAGTGATCGGATAGCCATTGTATCCGCCATTTTCCTCAGCCCATCCCATGAGCTCCCCTAAATCCTTTTCCATAGCGGAACCCATTTCCTCGATGGTTGTGCTAGTCGATTTAGCCACAAATTGGGCCGGACCAAAAGACTGCACACCTTTCAGATCTACAAAACTCGGAACGGAACCCTTCTCCACATAGTCTTTCAACATACTTAGGCCACGTTCATAATCCATCCCGATAAATGCATTCATCTGATTCTTCATCCAAAACATGAACCAGGGTAAACTACTGTCCATGTACCAGGTCACCTTTGTACCATCACCATCCTCAGCAAATTCAAACCAGGTTTTGGCCTTGGATTTCCAGGGTTTTAAAAACTGAAGGTCATAATGAATACTCTTGTTTTCTTCTTCATTTTCAATCTTCATTTGACCAGATCCTATGCGATTACCTTCCCAGGAATAAGATTTGGTATCTTCGGCAACCGTAACTTTAGCCTCAGGTTCCTGAATGAGCCAAGGTGACCAGGGCTGCCAGTGATTAAAATCATTGAGTTTCGAAAAAACATCGGCCACAGGTGCATCAATTTTGATCGACCGATCTACGTATAGTTTAGGCATTAGATAGTGGATTTAAAAAAGCTGACTCAAATTAATGATTTCCCTCATGACTAAAAAGGAAAAACACTCGGAAATCAGCATACAACTTGTTAATAAAGAGGAAGTTGACATTTTGGTGACCTTAGCCCGTGACACCTTTGTTGCGGCCTTTGGTTCGTACAATACCGAATCTGATATGAATCAATATCTCGATGAACGAGTGACCATTAATTA
This DNA window, taken from Cytophagales bacterium, encodes the following:
- a CDS encoding helix-turn-helix domain-containing protein — protein: MKAIQLNVPNHLDMVESVWRVDLDLRKAKTGYYRLPDNYSEIIIVLKGDIQRSVIGTRQSTTLEERHAYLAPVRSKGTILQANEDVTFILVKIAPHFQQVLLGRRQFETRNGLLKLEAGEWSKKLHSVVIPSTKQVVQDLEAFMQKKMDQHMKIDPVVEASIALIRHVHGDIRVKELNEELGVCKSTLEEKFNRNLGLSPKEFCKIEKINQFLGNYQQHKDEMTLTQLTFKSGYYDQSHLIKEFRYFVDLSPRKYLKEVNKLQLESIPQTARILEGLRPAGFVAQTA
- a CDS encoding endonuclease/exonuclease/phosphatase family protein, with product MLKKVIGGLVFIVVLAVVAFYFTASSSWESEANYHQLKSWERPATQPSDTLVAMTYNIGYLSGMTNNLSIPRIKALFDENLSQAKTVIALINPDIIGFQEIDYQSNRSYDVQQLDELARSSNYSQALQSVNWDRRYVPFPYWPPEHHFGKMLSGQSILAKGTLSTDQVVTLPKPINAPFYYNAFYLDRLIQIADWEIGGTTIKVMNLHLEAFDKETRIIHAKAVKQLYESFASDMPVILMGDFNSPPAIKAGEDGMDIVMSANNIASAVSDSLYASNPLNYSTFSSDSPTEMIDFVLYNPSHIQPIHAYVPRAGEISDHLPVVFKFKLINQEM
- a CDS encoding ADP-ribosylglycohydrolase family protein; translated protein: MKYLLRISLMFLVLSSCQSTKNQEPESITISRSQYKDQLYGFWLGQCIANWTGLVTEMDKIGNIGEVKTGPFYTREDWGKPDFPNIWSDSASDLSPTIDFVLRRQGEVWGADDDTDIEYIYQHLLYTHQTTQLTGEQIRDGWLKHIKAEEENYLWVSNQKAFDLMQTGLTPPATSDPANNEHYDMIDAQLTTEIFGLFSPTQPEVALKMAHLPIRTSAQKNAAQIAEFYVVMHSLASTYTGTTGEQLMLMAEAAKQVLKPATYPIKMYDYVKAKYDSGIPWEQTRDSVYIRYQVEQQDGYDITGQNLYCNGCFAAGINFAASLISLFYGEGDLKETIKIGTLTGWDSDNPTATWGGLIGFMIGKEGVEKAFGDDLSNQFNIHRTRQNFPNEGIDTFEAMAQKGIEIVDRVVKEEMAGELDLDNDQWIIPQE
- a CDS encoding SRPBCC family protein gives rise to the protein MPKLYVDRSIKIDAPVADVFSKLNDFNHWQPWSPWLIQEPEAKVTVAEDTKSYSWEGNRIGSGQMKIENEEENKSIHYDLQFLKPWKSKAKTWFEFAEDGDGTKVTWYMDSSLPWFMFWMKNQMNAFIGMDYERGLSMLKDYVEKGSVPSFVDLKGVQSFGPAQFVAKSTSTTIEEMGSAMEKDLGELMGWAEENGGYNGYPITVYHKWDMVNRRVDYTTGVPVDELPGELKPGFTTLNIPEIQTYTVTHEGEYKHLGNAWSTGMNLSQNKVFKGSKSQHPFELYVSDPKETKPEELVTEIRFPIK